Within the Deltaproteobacteria bacterium genome, the region TTGATCAGTATGGCCTTCGTGCGCCTGCCGAGAATCTTTTTTACCCCTTCCACATCGAGCTCATAGTTGTCCCGGTCGTACACGTTTATGAACCGGGGGACCCCGCCGACGTACTTGACGAAGTTCGGGTAGCATGCGTAGCAGGGGTTGGTCAGTATCACCTCGTCACCCGGAGAAACGAGGGACGAGAAGATAAGGAGCAGGGCGGGCGAGGTGCCGCTGGTCACCACCACCCTGTCGGGAGAAAAGGACACGCCATACTTGTCCAGGTAGTGCTCTGCCACCGCCTCCCTCATCGGGAGTATTCCCAGGGAGTGGGTGTAGTTGGTCATGCCATCGCCGATCGCCTTGATCGCCTCCTTCTTGATCACTTCAGGGGTGTCGAAATCGGGCTCTCCGATCTCGAGATGGATGATGTCTCTCCCCTCCTTCTCGAGCTCGAAGGCCTCCTCCATGATCTCCATGACGAGGAAAGGCGTAATGTCGTCCCTTACCTTTTTCAAAGTTAATCTGCCTCCCTGGGAGGGGAACCTTGAATATTAAAATAGAATAGAGTAAAATCACTTAAAATTTAAGAGAATTTTTTCCCCATGAAACGGGCTTTCCTCCTTTTCTTCATCTTCCTGCTCCTTTTCTCGCTGCCTCTGCTCTCCTACCCCGGAGAGAAGGGTTTCGAGACTGCGGAAATATGCAAGAAGTGCCACAGGGTGATCTACGACCAGTGGAAATCCTCCCGGCACTCCAATTCCTTCACGGGACCGAACTTTGAAAAAGTATACCGGAAAACCCGATCCGCCAGCCCCGACAGTGCCGCGCTGTGCCGATTCTGCCACAACCCTATCGCAACGATTTCGAAAAGTTACAATAAACAGGGGATTGCCGAAGAGGAAGGCATCACCTGCGATTTCTGTCACACCGTGAAGGAAGTCACCATCGGCAATGACTTTCCCCGGTTCGTCAATACGCCGGGGACGAAAAGAGGCCCCATTGCCGATGCCAGGAGCCCCTACCACGAAACCGAGTTTTCCCCCCTTCTCCTCGATTCAAAATTCTGCGCCGGATGCCACGAGTTCACCAATCAGAACGGGGTGCCCATACTCACCACCTACTCCGAGTGGGAGCAGAGTTTCTACCGGGGCGAGGGGATTCATTGTCAGTTCTGCCACCTCCCGCAACTATTTCCCGGGTCCGATGAAGAGGGGCCCCCCGACCATACGATGCAGGGCGGGTATTACCCCGAAAAGATCCGGGAAGCCATCACGATGTCGGGAACCCTCAGGTCCCGAAAAAACGAGGCAATTCTGGAGATCGAGCTCATCAACGACAGGTCCGGCCACAAGGTCCCCACGGGGATCCCCACGCACCGGCTCATCGTAAACGCGAGATTAAACGGCGACCGGGGAGGAGTGATAGGCGAAAAACAGGTGTTCATCGAGCGCGTGCTGGGGAACAGAGAGGGAAAACCGATAAGCTCCGCCGCCGACATGTTCCTGAACGCCAGCACGGTCCTCAAGGACAACCGGATCGGCCCGAAAGAGAAAAGGGTGCTGAAGCTGGAATTCCCCCTCGAGAAAGGATCTGAAACCATCTCCGCAGCCGTATCGCTCCTCTATGAGATTCCCTCGCCGGACCCCGTCTTAAAGACGGTAAGGGTAAACATCCACGACATGACGATTCACCGTTCTGGCATGAAGTTTCCCTTCCGGGCTCTCATTCTGGGTCTCATCCTGATAACCGCCTGTCTCCTGGCCTACGACATCTTTGTCAGGCTGAAGATAAGAAGGAAGGAATGAGCCAACGAACCCGGGGGTCCGCAGGGAGAAACGCTGAACCCTGAGCTTATTGCTGATTTTCCCGGGCGCGGGACCTGCGTTCAATCCTCGCTGATGATGTCCGGCTTCGGCTTTGCAATTCCCGACTCAAAGGCTGCCCTCTCGACGGCCTTCGACACTTCCGAATGCATCTCGATGTTCAGTATCCCGGGCACGAGCTCCCCCGGCTCTGCAAATTTCGCGATCGTCTTCGCCGCCGCAAGCTTCATCCTGTTGTTTATCTTCCTCGCCCGGGCATTCAGCGCCCCCCGAAAAATTCCGGGGAAGGCGAGGGCATTGTTGACCCCCTTCCCGTCAGCGGCGAAAGACGCCCCGGCTGCCTTCGCATCCTCCGGCATTATCTCCGGAAAGGGATTGGAAAGAGCGAGGATAACCTGGCCCTTCCGGATCATCTCCTTCTTGATCAGGCCGCCGACACCGGTGGTGCAGATGACGATATCTGATTCGCGCATGATCTCCTCGAGGCCTGTCGGCTCCCCACCCTTGTCCTTCAAGATCTCCATCGCCTGCTCGCTCAGATCGGTACCGAGCAGCTTCCTCACCCCGTAAGCAAGAAGGAGCTTCGATATGCCCATCCCGGCCGCCCCGAGCCCGACGACGCCCACGATATCGTTCTTGATCATCATCCCCACGTATTTGCTCGCGTTGAAAAGAGCCGCGAGGACCACCACGGCCGTCCCGTGCTGGTCGTCGTGCATGACGGGGATATCGAGGAGCTCCGTCAATCTGTCCTCTATCCGGAAACAGTCAGGGGCCTTGATATCCTCGAGCTTGATGGCACCATAGGTACAGGCGGTTTTTGCCAGCACGGCGATAATCTCCTCGGGGTCATCGGACTTGATGAGAACGGGAATCCCGTTTATCCCCACGAGATAGTCGAAAAGGACCGCCTTCCCCTCCATGACGGGCATTCCCGCAACTGCCCCGATATTTCCCAGGCCCAGTATGGCCGACCCGTTCGTGGCTATGGCGACGGAATTCCCGATTGAGGTGTAATCATATGCCGAATCGGGATCGCCCTGGATCATCTTGCACACCTTTGCCACGCCGGGGGTGTAAATTTTTCTGATCTCACTGACGCCATCGATCGTCACGGTCGATTTCATGCGGATTTTCCCCCCGCGGTGAAGCTCGAGGACGAGGTCGATAACGTCGGAGATGATGACGCCTTCGACCTTCCCGATTGCCTCGAGGACCCGCTCCAGGTGGGCCTCGTCATCGACGAACACGGTGAAGTCCCGGGTGTTGTACTCCATGCCGAACCGGTTGATCTTCACGTTCCCGATGTTGCCTCCCATGTCCCCGATCGCGGTAGCAACACGTCCCAGATAGCCCGGCGAATCCTTTATCATCAGTCGAATCGTCTTGACGAGCTTGTCCGTCCCCTTTTCGATCTGCATGATCTCCCTCCATGCCCCTGAAGCTGTTTGTTGCATTTGCAAAGCGTTTCGCTAAAAATAGTTTAAGCACCCAAAGCCGGTTAAAATCAAGGAACTTTTTGAGGATGGGAAAGACATTGGCCTTTCCTTTCATAGGGATACTGGAGAGAACGGGCGCTCCCGTCTTCGGTGTGGCGGGAACCCATGTGATGCGCCTTTTAAGAGAGCTTTCCCGGGCAGGGCTCGGAAACCTCTATGTTCCCGCGAGGACGGAGCTCTGCGCCGGTTACATGGCGACAGGCTACTCCCGCACAACGGGGCGTGTGTCCTTCTGTCTCCTGACCCCGGGGCCGGGGTTCCTCATCGGGTCCTGCGCGATGCTCGAGGCAAAAATGAAGGGCACCCCCGTGGTTTTCGTTTCCGGACAGGTCCACCGGGACGCACGGGGTCTCGGGGCGAAAGCCCTGCACGAATTCGAGGGACAGGCCGAATCGGCCGCCAGCATCGTCGATGCGGCATTTTTCCCC harbors:
- a CDS encoding ACT domain-containing protein; translated protein: MQIEKGTDKLVKTIRLMIKDSPGYLGRVATAIGDMGGNIGNVKINRFGMEYNTRDFTVFVDDEAHLERVLEAIGKVEGVIISDVIDLVLELHRGGKIRMKSTVTIDGVSEIRKIYTPGVAKVCKMIQGDPDSAYDYTSIGNSVAIATNGSAILGLGNIGAVAGMPVMEGKAVLFDYLVGINGIPVLIKSDDPEEIIAVLAKTACTYGAIKLEDIKAPDCFRIEDRLTELLDIPVMHDDQHGTAVVVLAALFNASKYVGMMIKNDIVGVVGLGAAGMGISKLLLAYGVRKLLGTDLSEQAMEILKDKGGEPTGLEEIMRESDIVICTTGVGGLIKKEMIRKGQVILALSNPFPEIMPEDAKAAGASFAADGKGVNNALAFPGIFRGALNARARKINNRMKLAAAKTIAKFAEPGELVPGILNIEMHSEVSKAVERAAFESGIAKPKPDIISED